In the Corynebacterium gerontici genome, one interval contains:
- a CDS encoding LacI family DNA-binding transcriptional regulator, with product MQANRAKRKTPVTLRDIAAETGLSVSTISRALANNPAIAEATREHVQQTAKDMRYRPNWQAASLRSRKSNIIGVAVPDIENPFFAALATAIQRAAHAKRCSVMLCITDDDPEMLSEAVEMFAGHRVDGMVVVPHESATDLFATPLEEGIPVVAVDRRSNSPDVPSVVSDPRPGLEAGIRALMENDDITIGYLSGSLDTSTGRERLQVIEELGAELKVDISVYQGTFDQRDGYEGTMSLLAKDVNAIIAGDSTLTMGAMQAFCEQQLEISQEIALLGFDEIPIFRYHNPPLSTVDQQVQRLGEEAFELLIGEDKLSGAHPIVIPTVLHDRESTYLR from the coding sequence ATGCAAGCAAATCGAGCCAAGCGTAAAACGCCTGTCACACTCCGGGACATTGCCGCGGAAACTGGGCTTTCCGTGAGCACGATTTCACGCGCCCTGGCAAACAATCCCGCCATCGCCGAAGCCACCCGCGAGCATGTGCAACAAACGGCAAAGGACATGCGTTACCGCCCGAATTGGCAAGCGGCATCCCTGCGAAGCCGAAAAAGCAACATCATCGGCGTTGCGGTACCGGACATTGAGAATCCATTCTTTGCAGCACTCGCAACGGCGATTCAGCGGGCAGCGCACGCCAAAAGATGCTCTGTGATGTTGTGCATCACAGATGATGATCCCGAGATGCTCAGCGAAGCGGTGGAAATGTTCGCCGGTCACCGTGTTGACGGGATGGTCGTGGTGCCACATGAAAGCGCCACGGATCTCTTTGCCACACCTTTGGAGGAAGGCATTCCGGTGGTGGCAGTGGATCGTCGCAGTAATTCCCCCGACGTCCCCAGCGTCGTAAGTGACCCACGCCCCGGTTTAGAAGCGGGAATACGCGCGCTGATGGAAAACGATGACATCACCATCGGTTACTTGTCTGGCTCCTTGGACACCTCCACCGGCCGAGAGCGCCTTCAGGTGATTGAAGAACTGGGGGCCGAATTGAAAGTGGACATCTCGGTGTATCAGGGCACCTTCGATCAGCGTGATGGCTACGAAGGCACTATGTCATTGCTCGCCAAGGACGTGAATGCCATCATCGCTGGAGACTCGACGCTCACAATGGGTGCCATGCAGGCGTTCTGCGAACAACAACTGGAAATTTCTCAGGAAATCGCACTACTCGGTTTCGACGAAATTCCCATATTCCGCTATCACAATCCCCCGCTCAGCACGGTGGATCAACAGGTGCAGCGCTTGGGTGAAGAAGCATTCGAGTTGCTCATCGGTGAAGATAAACTGTCGGGTGCCCACCCCATCGTGATCCCGACGGTGCTGCATGATCGAGAATCTACCTACTTGCGTTAG
- a CDS encoding acyl-CoA carboxylase subunit epsilon: MADNADTKAENAETTGAADAEKPARPFLKVIKGNPDPSQVATLTTLFAVMADQAAGAQDQQRERNMWGNIDEQLSRPNTFNPTAFRNVHFY, encoded by the coding sequence ATGGCTGACAATGCTGACACCAAGGCCGAGAACGCCGAAACCACCGGGGCAGCGGATGCAGAGAAGCCAGCACGCCCTTTCCTGAAGGTCATCAAAGGCAACCCTGATCCGTCACAAGTTGCCACGCTCACCACGCTCTTTGCTGTGATGGCGGATCAGGCCGCTGGCGCTCAGGATCAGCAGCGCGAGCGCAACATGTGGGGCAATATCGACGAGCAGCTTTCTCGCCCGAACACCTTTAACCCCACTGCCTTCCGGAATGTGCATTTCTACTAG
- a CDS encoding acyl-CoA carboxylase subunit beta: protein MTAAMKTEDSGQAPDLTTTAGKLADLRARIAETEAPMGPKSIERVHDAGKKTARERIEYLLDEGSFVEVDALARHRSKNFGLDAKRPVTDGVVTGYGTIDGRKVCVFSQDGAVFGGALGEVYGEKIVKIMDMAIKTGVPLIGINEGAGARIQEGVVSLGLYSQIFYRNTQASGVIPQISLIMGACAGGHVYSPALTDFIIMVDKTSKMFITGPNVIKTVTGEEVTQEELGGAHTHMSTSGTSHYTASDDADALDWVRDLVGFLPSNNRAEAPREPADIMVGSIKDNINDIDLELDTLIPDSPNQPYDMKDVITRVLDDGDFFEIQEGYAGNILIGFGRVEGRSVGVVANQPTEYAGCLDIKASEKAARFVRTCDAFNIPIIEFVDVPGFLPGTSEEYDGIIRRGAKLLYAYSEATVGKITVITRKSYGGAYCVMGSKDMGADLVLAWPTAQIAVMGASGAVGFIYRKELKAAAAEGKDVAALAKEYEKEYEQTLVNPYMAAERGFVDAVIPPSETRGQIIEGLRLLDRKVVNVPAKKHGNIPL from the coding sequence ATGACCGCCGCTATGAAGACTGAAGACTCTGGCCAAGCTCCGGACCTCACCACCACTGCAGGAAAACTCGCCGATCTCCGCGCACGTATCGCTGAGACTGAAGCACCCATGGGCCCCAAGTCCATTGAGCGAGTTCACGACGCAGGCAAGAAAACAGCCCGTGAGCGTATCGAATACCTCCTCGATGAGGGCTCCTTTGTCGAAGTTGACGCCCTAGCCCGCCACCGTTCCAAGAACTTCGGCCTGGATGCAAAACGCCCCGTCACCGACGGTGTGGTTACTGGCTACGGCACCATCGACGGCCGGAAAGTCTGCGTCTTCTCTCAAGACGGCGCGGTGTTTGGTGGCGCGCTCGGCGAAGTGTACGGCGAGAAGATCGTCAAGATCATGGACATGGCCATCAAGACCGGCGTTCCGCTCATCGGCATTAATGAAGGTGCGGGTGCACGCATCCAAGAAGGCGTGGTCTCCCTCGGCCTGTACTCGCAGATCTTCTACCGCAACACCCAAGCATCCGGCGTGATCCCGCAGATCTCGCTGATCATGGGCGCCTGCGCAGGTGGCCACGTCTACTCCCCGGCCCTCACCGACTTCATCATCATGGTGGACAAGACCTCCAAGATGTTCATCACCGGCCCCAACGTAATCAAGACCGTCACCGGCGAGGAAGTGACTCAGGAAGAACTCGGTGGCGCCCACACCCACATGAGCACCTCCGGCACATCCCACTACACCGCCTCCGACGATGCCGACGCCTTGGATTGGGTGCGCGACTTGGTCGGCTTCCTGCCTTCCAACAACCGCGCCGAAGCTCCTCGCGAGCCCGCCGACATTATGGTGGGATCCATCAAGGACAACATCAACGACATTGACCTCGAACTGGACACCTTGATCCCGGACTCCCCGAACCAGCCCTATGACATGAAGGACGTCATCACCCGCGTGCTGGACGACGGCGACTTCTTCGAGATCCAGGAAGGCTACGCCGGCAACATCCTCATCGGCTTCGGCCGCGTGGAAGGCCGCAGCGTGGGTGTGGTTGCAAACCAGCCCACCGAGTACGCGGGCTGCTTGGACATCAAGGCATCCGAGAAGGCCGCCCGCTTCGTGCGCACCTGCGACGCCTTCAACATCCCGATCATCGAGTTCGTGGACGTTCCCGGCTTCCTGCCCGGCACCTCTGAGGAATACGACGGCATCATTCGACGCGGCGCCAAGCTCCTCTACGCCTACTCCGAGGCCACGGTTGGCAAGATCACCGTGATCACCCGCAAGTCTTACGGTGGCGCGTACTGCGTGATGGGCTCCAAGGACATGGGCGCTGACCTGGTGCTGGCATGGCCGACTGCGCAGATCGCCGTAATGGGCGCATCTGGCGCCGTTGGTTTCATCTACCGCAAGGAGCTCAAGGCAGCCGCTGCCGAGGGCAAGGACGTGGCGGCGCTGGCAAAGGAGTACGAGAAGGAATACGAGCAAACGCTGGTGAACCCCTACATGGCCGCGGAGCGCGGCTTCGTCGACGCCGTGATCCCGCCAAGCGAAACCCGTGGCCAAATCATCGAGGGCCTGCGCCTGCTCGACCGCAAGGTCGTGAACGTGCCCGCGAAGAAGCACGGTAATATTCCTCTGTAA
- a CDS encoding DUF2752 domain-containing protein, whose protein sequence is MPTCPSKTLFGVCCPGCGTSRMLYSLTQGDLQAALHFNALAVLAIPLLLWSYVAWSARRLGYSWRSWEQWTLAPSVALGALCTWFVIRNIPVAPFAALWV, encoded by the coding sequence ATGCCCACCTGTCCTTCCAAAACACTCTTTGGCGTTTGTTGCCCAGGATGCGGAACCTCGCGCATGCTGTATTCATTAACGCAAGGCGATCTCCAGGCGGCGCTGCACTTCAATGCACTCGCAGTATTAGCAATTCCGCTATTGCTGTGGAGCTACGTTGCCTGGAGCGCGCGAAGGCTCGGCTATTCATGGCGAAGTTGGGAGCAGTGGACATTGGCGCCATCCGTGGCACTGGGGGCGCTCTGCACATGGTTCGTGATTAGAAATATCCCGGTAGCACCCTTTGCAGCGCTGTGGGTGTAG
- the lysX gene encoding bifunctional lysylphosphatidylglycerol synthetase/lysine--tRNA ligase LysX, which yields MKASKLERIIPGYFFFTAFAVVAFNLFGEAQWVQRLSAVLDFIFPISGSSLLGALFLLISGHALVRHKRIGYWFAFLFFTVEIISAAIVLFAAAVIFEDIRSFVTVEDLIQISVLTAVLLTLFIALIRARKRYQAPLAERSLRRALLTATLGMLLTATIALCTAMVMNNVGHNRLHFGKLIRQLTLPADDFVPEVQAVLAGGTLITIIVTAVMLLWSRGKTDVQDLAAELKLRTLLREQSEQEADSLGYFATRRDKGVIFAKSDKAAVAYRNVMDSCLAAGDPIGPKDHWDAAIRAFVEHANQKGLAPAVVGTCAEAARAYARAGFKVRALGDESVIHTKNFNLNDSKLIDVRHAHQKLIEQGYSARIRRHKDISNSEMQRLISFADRWRQHGDERGFSMALGRLGDPLDGDCVFVEALDNEGETRGLLSFVPWGNAGLSLDVMRRDLENAGSGVTEFMVASLLLQAREVGVQRVSLNFAFLRETIEAGEDVGATMTQRINRAVVGFMSQKFQIEQLYRSNMKYQPTWQTRYLCWRDSSDIATIGLAVAIAEGQISLPFIREGASQQPRYDADNPAILAFLEDTTPALPAVKYPQQVQQKLHQRQRMLDRGVEAYPTDFLRQCDLGAAAHASEGTALSTAGRVITIRDHGGVQFYKLRDWNSELQILIEADHVGKQSLRELRRQVSVGDHVGVEGVIGRSRNGTRSVVANSIRVTSKALRPIPRGTLADEEVKVRRRYLDLITNPEARHVLQARSAVIQAIRNTLLEQRFLEVETPILQTVHGGANARPFITHINAYNLDLYLRIAPELYLKRLMVGGVDRVFEIGRNFRNEGADATHNPEFTMLEAYQAYGDYNSMRELTRRIIINAALAANGSTIIRGEDAQGVLHEVDLAKPWRVISVHEGIAEATGQPVTPDTPIEELKELARAHGVHVEDNVTRGALIIELHEALAESRAVAPTFFIDFPTEVSPLTRQHRHDPRVAEKWDLICFGAEVATAYSELIDPVIQRERLVAQSLLAAGGDPEAMEVDEDFLEALEYAMPPSGGMGMGVDRLVMMLCEKNIRQTIAFPLVKPNRRERNT from the coding sequence TTGAAAGCATCAAAGCTTGAACGCATCATCCCTGGCTACTTTTTCTTCACCGCATTTGCTGTAGTGGCGTTTAACCTTTTTGGTGAGGCTCAGTGGGTGCAGCGCTTGAGCGCCGTGCTCGATTTCATCTTCCCGATTTCAGGTTCAAGCTTGCTCGGTGCCCTCTTCCTGCTGATCAGTGGCCATGCACTGGTTCGTCACAAGCGCATTGGTTATTGGTTCGCGTTTCTCTTTTTCACCGTTGAGATCATCAGCGCAGCAATCGTGTTGTTCGCAGCCGCGGTGATCTTTGAAGATATCCGGAGCTTCGTCACGGTCGAGGACCTCATCCAAATCAGTGTCCTCACTGCCGTTCTTCTGACGTTGTTTATCGCGTTGATTCGTGCACGCAAGCGCTACCAAGCCCCGCTCGCGGAGCGTTCGTTGCGCCGGGCTCTTCTCACAGCGACACTCGGAATGTTGCTGACGGCCACTATCGCGCTGTGCACCGCGATGGTGATGAACAACGTGGGCCATAACCGCCTGCACTTTGGCAAGCTGATTCGCCAGCTCACTCTCCCCGCCGACGATTTCGTTCCTGAGGTGCAAGCAGTGCTCGCAGGTGGCACGTTGATCACCATCATTGTCACTGCGGTGATGTTGTTGTGGTCAAGGGGTAAGACCGATGTTCAGGATCTCGCTGCCGAGCTCAAGCTTCGCACCCTTCTTCGTGAGCAAAGCGAACAGGAAGCCGATTCCCTGGGATATTTTGCTACCCGCAGGGACAAGGGCGTGATCTTTGCCAAATCCGACAAGGCGGCTGTTGCTTACCGCAACGTCATGGATTCTTGCCTGGCTGCGGGGGATCCGATCGGTCCGAAGGATCACTGGGATGCAGCGATCCGCGCCTTCGTCGAGCACGCAAATCAGAAAGGCCTCGCCCCCGCCGTTGTGGGCACCTGCGCTGAGGCAGCACGCGCGTATGCACGAGCAGGATTTAAGGTTCGCGCGCTTGGCGATGAGTCGGTCATCCATACCAAGAATTTCAACCTCAACGATTCCAAGCTTATCGACGTTCGCCATGCCCATCAGAAGCTGATTGAACAGGGGTATAGCGCGCGGATTCGCCGCCACAAAGACATCAGCAACTCAGAAATGCAGCGCCTGATTTCCTTTGCCGATCGCTGGCGCCAACACGGGGACGAGCGTGGCTTCTCTATGGCGCTGGGCCGTCTGGGGGATCCCCTGGATGGTGACTGCGTATTCGTTGAGGCACTGGACAACGAGGGGGAAACTCGAGGTTTGCTCTCCTTCGTCCCCTGGGGCAACGCTGGGCTATCCCTGGACGTCATGCGCCGCGACCTCGAAAATGCAGGTAGTGGCGTCACCGAATTTATGGTGGCATCGCTACTTTTGCAGGCCAGGGAAGTAGGCGTACAGCGAGTTTCTTTGAATTTCGCCTTCTTACGCGAAACCATCGAGGCTGGTGAGGATGTCGGTGCCACTATGACTCAGCGCATCAACCGCGCGGTGGTGGGCTTCATGTCCCAAAAGTTCCAGATCGAGCAGCTGTACCGCTCCAACATGAAGTATCAACCAACGTGGCAGACCCGCTATCTGTGTTGGCGCGATTCCAGCGACATTGCCACCATTGGCCTGGCCGTTGCCATCGCCGAGGGGCAAATTTCTCTACCCTTTATCCGCGAAGGCGCCTCCCAGCAACCGCGCTATGATGCCGACAATCCCGCGATTCTAGCCTTCCTCGAGGACACAACACCGGCACTGCCTGCGGTGAAGTATCCGCAACAAGTACAGCAGAAGTTACACCAGCGCCAGCGGATGCTCGACAGAGGCGTTGAAGCCTATCCCACTGATTTTCTTCGGCAGTGCGATCTTGGAGCGGCAGCACATGCCAGCGAAGGCACTGCGTTGAGCACCGCTGGCCGTGTTATCACGATTCGTGATCACGGTGGTGTGCAGTTTTATAAGCTGCGGGATTGGAACTCGGAACTGCAAATCCTGATCGAGGCTGATCACGTTGGCAAACAGTCACTACGGGAACTTCGCCGTCAGGTTTCTGTTGGCGACCATGTCGGCGTCGAAGGTGTTATTGGGCGCTCGAGAAATGGCACTCGCAGCGTGGTGGCCAACTCGATCCGTGTCACATCCAAAGCTTTGCGCCCCATTCCGAGAGGCACGCTTGCGGACGAAGAAGTCAAGGTGCGCCGCCGCTACCTTGACCTCATCACAAATCCGGAGGCACGGCACGTGCTGCAGGCTCGAAGCGCGGTGATCCAAGCAATCCGCAACACGCTGTTGGAGCAGCGATTCTTAGAAGTTGAAACGCCAATCCTGCAAACCGTCCACGGTGGTGCGAATGCGCGCCCATTCATCACGCATATCAATGCGTATAACCTCGACCTTTACCTGCGCATCGCACCTGAGCTGTACCTCAAGCGCCTGATGGTCGGCGGAGTGGATCGCGTGTTTGAGATCGGGCGAAACTTCCGTAATGAGGGTGCCGACGCCACCCACAATCCGGAGTTCACCATGCTAGAGGCGTACCAGGCCTACGGCGATTACAACTCGATGCGCGAACTCACCAGGCGAATCATCATCAATGCTGCCCTGGCGGCCAATGGGAGCACCATTATCCGGGGTGAAGACGCACAGGGTGTGCTTCATGAGGTGGATTTAGCCAAGCCGTGGCGAGTGATCAGTGTGCATGAGGGTATTGCGGAGGCAACTGGCCAGCCAGTGACGCCTGATACTCCGATTGAGGAGCTCAAAGAACTGGCACGCGCCCACGGCGTGCACGTTGAGGACAATGTCACCCGAGGTGCGCTCATCATCGAACTCCACGAAGCCCTTGCCGAAAGCCGCGCGGTCGCGCCTACCTTCTTCATTGACTTCCCCACGGAGGTTTCTCCCCTTACCCGTCAACATCGCCACGATCCGCGAGTCGCTGAGAAATGGGATTTGATCTGCTTCGGAGCAGAAGTGGCGACCGCCTATTCCGAGTTGATTGATCCAGTGATTCAGCGAGAACGCTTAGTGGCGCAATCCCTGCTCGCGGCAGGTGGAGACCCTGAGGCGATGGAGGTCGACGAAGATTTCCTCGAGGCACTGGAGTACGCCATGCCACCATCTGGCGGCATGGGCATGGGCGTCGATAGGCTCGTGATGATGCTCTGTGAAAAGAACATTCGACAAACCATCGCTTTCCCTCTGGTGAAACCGAACCGACGCGAGCGGAACACATAA
- a CDS encoding CD225/dispanin family protein: MTNPYQPNPEEQPQGYDAYNTGYAGAPMTQPKTYLVWNILITLFCCLPFGIAGIVFSSKSGSAWNAGDYAGAEQNSERAKKMMLIGLIGGLIVGGIYIALAYTGYLSE, translated from the coding sequence ATGACGAACCCCTATCAGCCGAATCCCGAAGAACAGCCACAGGGCTATGACGCATACAATACCGGCTACGCTGGTGCGCCCATGACGCAGCCAAAGACGTATCTGGTGTGGAACATTTTGATCACGTTGTTCTGCTGCCTCCCCTTCGGCATTGCGGGTATCGTGTTCTCCTCTAAGTCTGGCAGCGCATGGAACGCCGGTGACTATGCAGGCGCGGAGCAAAACTCCGAGCGGGCAAAGAAGATGATGCTCATTGGCCTCATCGGCGGCCTGATCGTTGGTGGTATCTACATCGCGTTGGCGTATACGGGATACCTGTCCGAGTAA
- a CDS encoding acyl-CoA carboxylase subunit beta translates to MTISSPFVDVEALKDLTTTAGKIADFKNRRREAAEPMGEAALERVRKANRLTARERLDYLLDEGSFIETDQLSRHRTFAFGMQSRRPVTDGIVTGWGTIDGREVCIFSQDGTVFGGALGEVYGEKMIKIMELAVTTGRPLIGLYEGAGARIQDGAVSLDLIAQTFYQNIKASGVVPQISVIMGACAGGNAYSPALTDFVVMVDETSKMFVTGPDVIKTVTGEMITQEELGGASVHLEQAGNSHYTAASDEDALDFVSDLVSFLPSNNRTTAPRENYEHEEGSIEANLNPDDLALDHIIPDSPTVPYDVRDVISCLTDDGDYLEIQEGRADNVVTAFGRIEGESIGFVANQPTQFAGCLDINASEKAARFIRTCDAFNIPIVMLVDVPGFLPGAGQEHDGILRRGAKLLYAYGEATVPKITVTMRKAYGGAYCVMGSKGLGADVNLAWPTAQIAVMGAAGAVGFLYRKELLRAAEDGVDIVELSAAFEREYEDHMLNPYLAAERGLIDAVILPSETRGQISRNLRLLRNKHVQRPARKHGNIPL, encoded by the coding sequence ATGACTATTTCCTCACCTTTTGTTGACGTTGAGGCGCTGAAGGATCTCACCACCACCGCCGGAAAGATCGCCGACTTCAAAAATCGCCGACGCGAAGCAGCCGAGCCCATGGGTGAGGCCGCGCTTGAGCGGGTGCGCAAGGCAAACCGACTCACCGCCCGCGAACGCCTTGACTATCTGCTCGATGAAGGCTCCTTCATCGAAACGGACCAACTCTCCCGCCACCGCACCTTCGCCTTCGGCATGCAAAGCCGACGCCCAGTAACCGACGGCATCGTCACCGGTTGGGGCACCATCGATGGCCGGGAAGTGTGCATCTTCAGCCAGGACGGCACCGTGTTTGGCGGGGCGCTTGGCGAAGTCTACGGCGAGAAGATGATCAAGATCATGGAGTTAGCCGTCACCACCGGCCGCCCGCTGATCGGCCTCTACGAAGGCGCGGGCGCGCGCATCCAAGACGGCGCGGTTTCACTCGACCTCATCGCGCAAACTTTCTACCAAAACATCAAGGCATCTGGCGTGGTGCCCCAAATCTCCGTGATCATGGGCGCCTGCGCGGGCGGCAACGCCTATTCCCCCGCGCTAACGGATTTCGTGGTTATGGTCGACGAGACCTCCAAGATGTTCGTCACCGGGCCCGACGTCATCAAGACCGTGACTGGCGAAATGATCACCCAGGAGGAACTCGGCGGCGCCAGTGTGCATCTGGAACAAGCCGGCAACTCGCATTACACGGCCGCCAGCGATGAAGATGCGCTCGACTTCGTCTCCGATTTGGTGAGCTTTCTCCCCTCCAACAATCGCACCACGGCTCCACGCGAAAATTATGAACATGAAGAGGGCAGCATCGAGGCGAATCTCAACCCCGACGATCTCGCACTCGATCACATTATCCCGGACTCCCCAACCGTTCCCTACGATGTCCGCGACGTGATCAGCTGCCTGACCGACGATGGCGATTATTTGGAAATTCAAGAAGGACGCGCTGACAACGTGGTGACTGCCTTCGGACGCATCGAGGGCGAATCCATCGGCTTTGTGGCAAACCAACCCACCCAATTTGCCGGCTGCCTGGACATCAACGCATCCGAAAAGGCCGCCCGCTTCATCCGGACCTGCGATGCATTCAACATCCCGATTGTCATGCTTGTCGACGTCCCCGGTTTCCTCCCCGGCGCTGGTCAGGAACATGACGGCATCCTGCGCCGTGGTGCCAAGCTGCTCTACGCCTATGGCGAGGCCACCGTTCCCAAAATCACCGTCACCATGCGCAAGGCCTATGGCGGCGCTTATTGCGTGATGGGGTCTAAGGGCTTGGGCGCCGACGTCAACCTGGCCTGGCCAACCGCCCAAATCGCCGTGATGGGCGCCGCAGGGGCAGTGGGCTTCCTGTACCGCAAGGAACTGCTACGAGCAGCGGAAGACGGCGTTGACATTGTTGAGCTCTCCGCCGCATTCGAGCGCGAATATGAAGATCACATGCTCAATCCCTATCTGGCGGCCGAACGCGGCCTCATCGACGCGGTCATCCTCCCCAGCGAAACCCGCGGCCAGATTAGCCGAAACCTTCGTTTACTGCGCAATAAGCACGTGCAGCGCCCTGCCCGCAAGCACGGGAATATCCCGCTATAA
- a CDS encoding biotin--[acetyl-CoA-carboxylase] ligase, whose product MSQDPRTPLNVTALRRALDGLYARVEHVETTGSTNSDLVAMAQQGAPAWTVLLAEHQTQGRGRMGRRYEAPTGAQLTLSLLLRPPQEAVQRLGLMPLATGLALVDALPADSGVAVKWPNDLIIESRKLCGILAEAVSLSDPAVVIGLGLNTSLRREELPVPHATSLELEGIEYERNDLAAKVLKALHHRLHQWQDNDPSMLDDYRAHCATIGTEVRVILPGDRELLGTAVGVSDGGQLLVDTGDEVQELSAGDVFHLRAQSGGYTATEGGTR is encoded by the coding sequence ATGAGCCAGGATCCACGCACACCGCTGAACGTTACCGCGCTGAGGAGAGCGCTCGACGGCTTGTATGCGCGAGTCGAACACGTTGAAACAACCGGTAGTACCAATTCAGACCTCGTAGCAATGGCCCAGCAAGGTGCACCGGCGTGGACGGTCCTGCTGGCCGAACACCAAACTCAGGGTCGTGGCCGCATGGGTCGTCGTTACGAGGCGCCCACCGGAGCCCAACTCACCTTGTCGTTATTATTGCGCCCGCCGCAGGAAGCGGTGCAACGCCTGGGACTCATGCCGTTGGCGACAGGTTTAGCGCTTGTCGACGCCCTGCCTGCCGATTCGGGCGTTGCCGTGAAGTGGCCCAACGATCTCATCATTGAGTCCCGGAAGCTGTGCGGCATCCTGGCAGAAGCCGTCAGCCTCAGTGACCCCGCAGTGGTCATTGGCTTGGGGCTGAATACTTCGCTTCGCCGTGAGGAACTCCCAGTGCCCCACGCAACGAGTCTTGAGCTTGAGGGGATCGAATATGAGCGCAATGATCTCGCGGCCAAGGTGCTCAAAGCGCTGCACCATCGCCTGCACCAATGGCAGGACAACGATCCCTCCATGCTGGATGATTATCGCGCCCACTGTGCCACCATCGGAACGGAGGTCCGGGTGATCCTTCCGGGCGATCGCGAGCTGCTTGGCACTGCAGTTGGCGTGAGCGACGGGGGACAATTGTTGGTAGACACTGGCGATGAGGTACAGGAGTTGAGCGCGGGGGACGTCTTTCACCTTCGTGCCCAATCCGGCGGCTACACAGCAACTGAGGGAGGAACAAGATGA
- a CDS encoding 5-(carboxyamino)imidazole ribonucleotide synthase, protein MNEVEHPAHAPGAPIVTVIGDGQLARMMQTAAIELGCSLRLLAGSRDASAAQVCADVLLGDFRNLASVREAAAGSDAITFDHEHVPNEHLDELIAEGFNVQPQPEALIFAQDKLLMRKKLREVGAPVPPFAAIESVDDGLAFWDAVEGQVCLKARRGGYDGKGVWFPGQREELRELVSSLLEAGTPLMAEKKVALRGELSAMVARTPSGATQPWPVVASVQENGVCAQATAPAPGIDAELRRRAETLSIDIARELGVTGVLAVELFLSEDENGQADISINELAMRPHNTGHWTQDGCITSQFEQHIRAVLDLPLGATNTTAPYTVMANVLGAERDPSMPMADRVAKVMHVVPDAKIHLYGKQHRPGRKIGHVNACGEDLESVRRRAQAAAHFLRHAQWPEGFAPESL, encoded by the coding sequence GTGAATGAGGTAGAACACCCCGCCCACGCCCCAGGTGCTCCCATCGTGACTGTGATCGGTGATGGGCAGCTCGCACGAATGATGCAAACGGCAGCGATCGAACTGGGATGTTCGCTACGTCTGCTCGCTGGTTCACGAGATGCCAGTGCGGCTCAGGTGTGTGCAGACGTACTGCTGGGGGATTTCCGCAACCTTGCAAGTGTACGTGAAGCGGCTGCGGGAAGCGACGCGATCACCTTCGATCATGAGCACGTGCCAAACGAACACCTGGATGAGCTGATCGCCGAGGGCTTCAATGTGCAACCTCAGCCCGAGGCCCTCATTTTTGCCCAAGACAAGCTGCTCATGCGCAAGAAGCTGCGCGAGGTCGGCGCACCCGTTCCGCCCTTTGCCGCGATCGAATCGGTAGATGATGGGCTGGCGTTCTGGGACGCCGTCGAAGGCCAGGTCTGCTTGAAGGCGCGCCGGGGTGGCTATGACGGCAAGGGGGTATGGTTCCCCGGCCAGCGCGAGGAGCTGCGGGAGCTGGTGAGTTCATTGCTCGAAGCCGGCACCCCGCTGATGGCTGAAAAGAAAGTTGCGTTGCGCGGTGAGCTATCGGCGATGGTGGCTCGCACGCCCTCGGGAGCAACCCAGCCGTGGCCTGTAGTGGCATCAGTCCAAGAAAACGGAGTGTGCGCCCAGGCCACCGCGCCCGCGCCAGGCATCGATGCCGAACTGAGACGCCGAGCGGAGACACTTTCGATAGATATTGCCCGAGAGCTCGGGGTTACCGGCGTGCTCGCAGTCGAACTGTTCCTGAGTGAGGACGAAAATGGCCAAGCGGATATCAGTATCAATGAGTTAGCCATGCGCCCGCACAACACCGGACACTGGACCCAGGACGGCTGCATAACCAGTCAATTTGAACAGCATATCCGCGCAGTTTTGGATCTCCCGCTGGGGGCCACGAACACCACGGCGCCCTACACTGTGATGGCAAATGTACTTGGTGCTGAGCGGGATCCATCTATGCCCATGGCCGATCGTGTAGCCAAAGTTATGCACGTCGTGCCAGACGCCAAGATTCACCTCTATGGCAAGCAGCACCGCCCGGGCAGGAAGATTGGCCACGTCAATGCGTGCGGCGAAGATCTAGAGAGCGTTCGCCGACGGGCACAAGCAGCGGCGCACTTTCTGCGCCATGCGCAGTGGCCAGAAGGTTTTGCGCCGGAATCCCTGTAA